Proteins found in one Penaeus vannamei isolate JL-2024 chromosome 29, ASM4276789v1, whole genome shotgun sequence genomic segment:
- the LOC113830447 gene encoding probable chitinase 2, with product MVGKVAFLLALAAIALSGVANSHEQEVVCYLASWAVYRPGMGKFNIEDIDPSLCTTLIYSFAGLNETTYTMMLLDPEYDVNKRALERFVNLKSLNPRLKVLIAIGGWTEGSTKYSAMAMSRASRKKFIDSAIAFIQHHRLDGLDLDWEYPANRGGAPEDKENFVYLVKELREAFRPYGWMLTAAVAAGKSTIDTAYDIDDLANSLDFLHIMAYDYHGKWDRRTGHNAPLYSREDEPEEEKMLNVASTLKVYLDEGAPPEKLVLGLGFYGRTFNLADPQENGIAAPTLTTALAGPYTKEEGFMGYNEICEKQTTEKGLWTLVWQKTHQVPYMIRDNMWIGYDDPISVSLKVAYAQKLGLGGVMAWAIDTDDFQGVCSDTRMKYPLLRAINKALTANMNERPSETPRPTKPSLDDDDFDDRFDDSNTLDSREHESGRPSRVGGRGGSAVATPAVTVLLALLLTSLAAR from the exons ATGGTGGGGAAGGTAGCGTTTCTCCTCGCTCTCGCGGCAATCGCCCTta GCGGCGTTGCCAACAGTCACGAGCAAGAGGTGGTATGTTATTTGGCATCGTGGGCAGTGTACCGGCCGGGCATGGGCAAGTTCAACATCGAGGACATCGACCCTTCCCTCTGCACGACTCTCATCTACTCCTTCGCTGGTCTGAATGAGACGACTTATACCATGATGCTGCTCGACCCGGAGTATGACGTCAACAAGA GGGCCCTCGAGCGGTTTGTGAACCTCAAGAGCTTGAACCCGCGACTCAAGGTTCTAATCGCGATCGGCGGCTGGACGGAAGGTTCAACCAAGTACTCGGCGATGGCTATGTCTCGAGCCTCGAGAAAGAAGTTCATTGATTCGGCCATCGCTTTCATCCA acACCACCGCCTCGACGGACTGGACCTCGACTGGGAGTACCCCGCTAACCGAGGAGGAGCTCCCGAGGACAAGGAGAACTTCGTCTACCTGGTTAAG gAACTCCGCGAGGCCTTCCGCCCCTACGGCTGGATGCTGACCGCCGCCGTGGCCGCAGGGAAGTCCACCATCGACACGGCCTACGACATCGACGACCTGGCCAACAGCCTCGACTTCCTGCACATCATGGCCTACGACTACCACGGCAAGTGGGACCGCCGCACAGGCCACAACGCGCCGCTCTACTCGAGGGAGgacgagcccgaggaggagaagaTGCTCAATGTG GCCTCCACCCTCAAGGTCTACCTCGACGAAGGAGCACCTCCCGAGAAGCTGGTCCTCGGCCTAGGATTCTACGGAAGGACCTTCAACCTCGCGGACCCCCAGGAGAACGGCATCGCGGCGCCCACCCTCACGACCGCCCTCGCCGGACCCTACACCAAGGAGGAGGGTTTCATGGGCTATAATGAG ATCTGCGAGAAACAGACCACCGAGAAGGGGCTGTGGACCCTCGTCTGGCAGAAGACCCACCAAGTCCCCTACATGATCCGAGACAACATGTGGATTGGCTACGACGACCCTATCTCCGTCAGCCTCAAGGTCGCCTACGCCCAAAAGCTCGGTCTGGGCGGGGTCATGGCGTGGGCGATTGACACGGACGACTTCCAGGGCGTCTGTAGCGATACCAGGATGAA gtacccCCTCCTCCGCGCCATCAACAAGGCCCTCACCGCCAATATGAACGAGAGGCCTAGCGAGACTCCTAGGCCTACCAAACCGAGCCTTGATGACGACGACTTCGATGATAGGTTCGACGACAGCAACACCTTGGACAGCCGGGAGCACGAATCTGGAAG ACCATCCCGCGTCGGAGGCCGTGGAGGTTCAGCTGTGGCCACGCCTGCAGTCACGGTTTTGTTGGCACTCCTGCTTACTTCTTTGGCCGCTCGCTAA